The DNA region GATCAGTCTAGACCTAGACCGTGCGCGGGGAAAGCCGGCGGCTGCGCCAGAGAAGTATCGCCACCAGCAGCATGCCCATCACATCGGCCCACCACCAGTCGTGCGGAAACAGCAACACCAGCGCCAGCATGGCCAGCAAGACGCGCTGCGCGGGCTTCAGCGGACCTTCCAGCCAGCCTTCGAACACGCCGGCCAGAGCATACAGGCCGGTCACGGCAACCACGGCCACCTGCAGCGCTTCGCTCCAGGTTCCACTGACCAGTGGCGTATAGGCAAACAGGACGGGAATGAGGTACAGCGCCTTGGCCAGCTTCCATGCCGTCAGGCCGGTCGGCATGGGGCGCTCCCCGGCAATTCCCGCAGCCGTGAACGCAGCCAACGCCACCGGCGGCGTGACGTTCGAGTCCTGGCTGAACCAGAAAATGATCAGATGCGCGGCCAGCAGGCTACCCGCCAGAACTGCAGGGTCAAGCATCGCCTCGGCAGCCGTGCGCTGCAGTTCCGGCGTCATCGCCGCCACCGTGGCCTGGGCTTCGGCCACGGGCATGGGCGAGCCCAGCAGGCTTTCGATACCCGGCCGCGCCAGCAAAATGGCCTCGCGTGCTCGGTCGCTGATCTCGCCGGCAACCAGGGCATTGACCAGGTCGGCCTGCAACATCAGCCCGTAGATCGTGGGCGCCGAGATAGCAGCGAGCACGATGTAGGCCGCGGTGACCGGCAGTCCCATGCCCAGCACCAGCGACGCCAGCGCCACCAGCACAAGCGCCAGCAACAGGCTCATTCCGGCCCATTCCCCGATCATGATCGAAAAGGTATTGCCGATTCCGGTTGTAGTCAGCACATTGATGATCAGGCCCACGGCGATCAGCAGCATCGCGGTCGGCACCATGGTCCGCACCCCGGCGGCCATGGCCTCCACCACAGCCAACGGCCCCATCCGCACCGGCGTGAGCCACGAAGCAGCCACCACGGCGACGATGGATATACAGGCGGCAAAAACCGGAGTGAACCCGGCGATCAGCAACCCGATCAGCACCAGCAGGGGCAGCAGCAGAGGCCACCCGCGCGCCAAGGCCTCGCTCAGTGGAATGCCGTCGGCATCGTCGCGTGGCGCCAGCCCCAGCCGACGCGCACGAATACGCACAAAGAACGCAAGCGACAGAAAGTACATCAACGCCGGTATCAGCGCGACGGCGATGATCGCCAGGTAGTCGATACCGGTGAAATTGGCCATCAGAAAGGCACCGGCACCCATCACCGGCGGCATCAGTTGACCCCCGGTCGATGCCGCCGCCTCGATGCCACCGGCGAACCTCGGTGGGAAGCCTGCCCG from Wenzhouxiangella sp. AB-CW3 includes:
- a CDS encoding TRAP transporter permease, with protein sequence MSGSSSWRERILASARSSQGTGARDLPPWGQVVLFVGAAVIAVLHVALNTWLIWPDLWVATFHFGSLGLLALVLFPSRGVAVAGRADIGGWLDIAAGVLLILACAAVLLLEEYLYERGLHFSTTDWVASVAIVTLSIELARRTAGVLIPALVVLGLSYAVWWGQHIGGIFAFPGLSLETMLFRSVYTSEGMFGTIARISWSYVFMFILLGAFLVRSGAGDFILALARATAGRITGGPGLVAVASSGLMGSITGSAVANTASTGVITIPLMKRAGFPPRFAGGIEAAASTGGQLMPPVMGAGAFLMANFTGIDYLAIIAVALIPALMYFLSLAFFVRIRARRLGLAPRDDADGIPLSEALARGWPLLLPLLVLIGLLIAGFTPVFAACISIVAVVAASWLTPVRMGPLAVVEAMAAGVRTMVPTAMLLIAVGLIINVLTTTGIGNTFSIMIGEWAGMSLLLALVLVALASLVLGMGLPVTAAYIVLAAISAPTIYGLMLQADLVNALVAGEISDRAREAILLARPGIESLLGSPMPVAEAQATVAAMTPELQRTAAEAMLDPAVLAGSLLAAHLIIFWFSQDSNVTPPVALAAFTAAGIAGERPMPTGLTAWKLAKALYLIPVLFAYTPLVSGTWSEALQVAVVAVTGLYALAGVFEGWLEGPLKPAQRVLLAMLALVLLFPHDWWWADVMGMLLVAILLWRSRRLSPRTV